From Endozoicomonas sp. 8E, the proteins below share one genomic window:
- the queE gene encoding 7-carboxy-7-deazaguanine synthase QueE: protein MTADTLRITEIFHSLQGESRTSGLPTVFVRLTGCPLRCVWCDTEYSFHGGTRMSLDETIKEVDSYGAKYVCVTGGEPLGQPNCLPLLERLVGKGYEVSLETSGALDVSLVDERVVKVLDLKPPASGESHRNLYENIEHLTANDQVKFVIANREDYEWSVSKMLQYNLSGRVSDVLFSPVNDQLAPDQLADWIISDKLPVRFQVQLHRVIWGDKTGV from the coding sequence ATGACTGCTGATACCCTCAGAATTACTGAAATTTTTCACTCCCTGCAGGGAGAGTCCCGTACCTCGGGCCTGCCTACGGTCTTTGTCCGTCTGACGGGCTGTCCACTTCGTTGTGTCTGGTGTGATACCGAGTATTCATTTCACGGTGGCACCCGGATGTCTCTCGACGAGACCATAAAGGAGGTAGACAGCTATGGCGCTAAATATGTCTGTGTAACAGGCGGTGAACCTCTTGGGCAGCCAAATTGCCTGCCTTTGCTAGAGCGGCTGGTAGGCAAAGGTTATGAAGTATCACTGGAAACCAGTGGTGCCCTGGATGTTTCCCTGGTGGATGAGCGGGTGGTCAAAGTGCTCGACCTCAAGCCGCCGGCATCTGGTGAAAGTCACAGAAATCTTTACGAGAATATTGAGCACCTTACCGCTAATGACCAGGTTAAGTTCGTCATTGCCAATCGGGAAGATTATGAGTGGTCGGTCAGTAAAATGTTACAGTACAACCTCTCGGGCCGGGTGTCAGATGTACTGTTTTCTCCCGTTAACGACCAGTTGGCCCCTGATCAGCTGGCTGACTGGATCATCTCAGACAAGCTTCCGGTTCGGTTTCAGGTGCAGTTACACCGTGTGATCTGGGGCGACAAAACCGGCGTTTGA
- the tolR gene encoding protein TolR has translation MARSRTRRKPMSEINMVPFIDIMMVMLVAFMVSAPMLTQGVKVELPKATSKPMPLPDDAKTLIISVQSDGKFFIDLGGNQESAKGMEAISEKVGKVLSASPETRVLIKGDRKVDYGSVVELMARLQGVGVNDVGLITDPALLNEGTKR, from the coding sequence ATGGCTCGATCCAGAACCCGGCGCAAGCCGATGTCAGAAATCAACATGGTGCCGTTTATCGACATCATGATGGTCATGCTGGTGGCCTTTATGGTCAGTGCCCCGATGCTGACTCAGGGAGTAAAGGTAGAACTTCCGAAGGCAACCAGTAAGCCAATGCCGCTGCCTGATGATGCCAAGACCCTGATTATCTCTGTCCAGTCCGATGGCAAGTTCTTTATTGATCTGGGCGGTAATCAGGAAAGTGCCAAAGGAATGGAAGCAATCAGTGAGAAGGTAGGTAAGGTTCTTTCTGCCAGTCCCGAGACCCGGGTGTTGATTAAGGGAGATCGCAAAGTCGACTATGGCTCGGTGGTTGAGCTGATGGCCAGATTGCAGGGAGTAGGTGTTAATGATGTGGGGTTGATTACAGATCCTGCGTTGCTCAATGAAGGGACGAAGCGCTGA
- a CDS encoding YebC/PmpR family DNA-binding transcriptional regulator — MAGHSKWANIKHRKAAQDAKRGKIFTKIIRELVVAAKQGGGNIEDNPKLRQVVDKALGANMTRDTINRAIARGAGGDDDSNMEEVTYEGYGAGGIAVLVECLTDNRNRTVAEVRHAFSKHGGNLGTDGSVAYLFERKGQIFFEPGLDEDTVMEAALEAGAEDVLTNDDGSIEVVTEWTEFMAVKEAIEAAGLTPAGGEVAMIASTRTELDKDGAEKIMKLVDRLEDLDDVQNVYTNADIPAEVMEQLD, encoded by the coding sequence ATGGCAGGTCATAGTAAATGGGCCAATATCAAACACCGTAAGGCGGCTCAGGACGCCAAGCGTGGCAAAATCTTCACCAAGATCATTCGTGAGCTGGTGGTAGCGGCCAAGCAGGGCGGTGGGAATATCGAGGATAACCCCAAGCTGCGTCAGGTGGTTGACAAGGCTCTGGGTGCCAACATGACCCGTGACACCATCAACAGAGCCATTGCTCGTGGTGCCGGTGGTGATGACGATTCCAACATGGAAGAAGTGACCTACGAAGGCTACGGTGCTGGCGGTATCGCGGTGTTGGTGGAATGTCTGACAGACAACCGTAACCGTACCGTTGCAGAAGTACGCCATGCTTTCTCTAAGCACGGTGGCAATCTGGGTACTGATGGTTCTGTAGCGTATCTTTTTGAGCGTAAGGGGCAGATCTTCTTCGAGCCGGGTCTTGATGAAGACACTGTCATGGAAGCTGCTCTGGAAGCCGGCGCCGAAGATGTCCTGACTAACGACGATGGTTCCATTGAAGTGGTCACTGAGTGGACTGAGTTCATGGCGGTAAAAGAAGCCATTGAAGCTGCAGGTCTGACACCAGCGGGCGGTGAAGTAGCAATGATCGCTTCTACCCGGACAGAACTGGATAAAGACGGTGCGGAAAAAATCATGAAGCTGGTGGATCGTCTCGAAGATTTGGACGACGTGCAAAATGTATACACTAACGCTGACATTCCTGCCGAAGTGATGGAGCAGCTGGACTAA
- the ybgF gene encoding tol-pal system protein YbgF encodes MPLKRSVCSAFVVAGLASYVQAEVPVVDSQPSGNAYSVESSQAREPAPMESSVGGTAHVLNLMDELRQEIMTLRGQLEEQAYQIKQLQKENRDRYLDLDQRISRLGDSSKEALAGAGGASNSPVTLPAIGKPSVSESDTREEAAYQAAFSMIKDKRFDEAVVALKKLLKDYPKGQFSDNAQYWLGEVQMAQGKYKEAQDDFQSLIDRYPDSPKVSDATYKLGRILDLQGEKDAARKHLESVISQYPGSAAARLSDTYLRNMSDS; translated from the coding sequence ATGCCTCTGAAACGATCTGTTTGCTCTGCTTTTGTTGTTGCCGGTCTGGCCTCTTATGTTCAAGCAGAGGTGCCGGTGGTGGACTCCCAGCCTTCCGGAAACGCTTATTCTGTTGAGAGCTCACAAGCTCGTGAACCGGCTCCAATGGAATCATCGGTGGGAGGTACTGCCCACGTGTTGAATCTGATGGATGAGCTTCGTCAGGAGATCATGACCCTCAGGGGGCAGTTAGAAGAGCAGGCTTATCAGATCAAGCAGCTGCAGAAAGAGAACCGGGATCGTTACCTGGATCTTGATCAACGCATTTCCCGTCTGGGTGACTCTTCCAAAGAGGCGCTTGCTGGTGCAGGAGGCGCTTCAAACTCCCCGGTGACTTTACCTGCTATTGGCAAGCCTTCAGTGTCAGAGTCTGACACCCGTGAGGAAGCTGCTTATCAGGCTGCTTTCTCAATGATCAAGGACAAGCGTTTTGATGAAGCTGTTGTGGCCTTGAAAAAGTTATTGAAAGACTATCCCAAAGGTCAGTTTTCAGATAATGCACAATACTGGTTAGGTGAAGTTCAGATGGCTCAGGGCAAATACAAGGAAGCCCAGGACGACTTCCAGTCTCTGATTGATCGTTATCCTGACAGTCCAAAAGTATCTGACGCTACCTACAAGCTGGGTCGTATTCTTGATTTGCAAGGCGAAAAAGACGCTGCCAGGAAGCATCTTGAGTCAGTGATCAGTCAATACCCCGGTAGTGCTGCTGCGCGATTGTCAGATACCTATCTCAGGAATATGTCCGATTCCTGA
- the tolQ gene encoding protein TolQ, with the protein MSIWSLVGNASWIVLLVLILLVVASVVSWVMIVQRGVLIRSAQRNMMAFEDRFWSGMDLTQLYKELDKEEDLGGLELVFRSGFSEFSRMRSQGTGEADAVMEATQRAMRVAISREQEKLETHLPFLASVGSTCPYVGLFGTVVGIMNSFRGLANVQQATLASVAPGIAEALMTTAVGLVAAIPAVIAYNRYASRVEALLANYETFADEFSSILHRKVHSRHTAG; encoded by the coding sequence ATGTCCATTTGGTCACTGGTAGGCAATGCCAGTTGGATCGTTTTACTGGTGCTGATACTGCTGGTGGTGGCATCTGTTGTTTCCTGGGTGATGATCGTTCAGCGAGGGGTACTCATTCGTTCCGCTCAACGGAATATGATGGCCTTTGAAGATCGCTTCTGGTCGGGGATGGATCTGACCCAGCTCTATAAAGAGCTGGACAAAGAAGAAGACCTGGGAGGTCTGGAACTTGTTTTCCGTTCAGGCTTCAGTGAGTTTTCTCGAATGCGCTCCCAGGGTACAGGAGAGGCTGATGCTGTCATGGAAGCCACCCAGAGAGCCATGAGAGTGGCCATCTCCCGTGAGCAGGAAAAACTGGAAACACATCTGCCCTTCCTGGCCAGTGTCGGTTCGACCTGCCCTTACGTTGGTCTGTTCGGTACCGTAGTCGGCATTATGAACTCTTTCCGTGGGCTGGCTAATGTGCAGCAGGCCACTCTGGCGTCGGTTGCTCCTGGTATTGCTGAAGCCCTGATGACGACAGCGGTTGGTCTGGTGGCTGCGATTCCTGCGGTTATAGCTTATAACCGTTATGCATCCAGAGTAGAAGCCCTGCTGGCGAACTACGAGACCTTTGCGGATGAATTTTCCAGTATTCTTCATCGCAAGGTTCACAGTCGTCACACTGCAGGCTAA
- a CDS encoding OmpA family protein: MRFANFVKATALTATALWLAGCASTGGQSTSDVESNTDFATEEVVIETFPAYSPAVQAVIDSGEIQASPEEIEQLLAHKTYHFAFDSSKLKQSDYKALDVQAIYLNSSEGRGKKITIQGNTDERGTRTYNLALGERRANAVKNYLVSKGVSPSRIEVISFGFEKPVDPAHNSAAWAKNRRAHIVIN, encoded by the coding sequence ATGCGTTTTGCCAATTTTGTCAAAGCCACCGCACTAACTGCCACTGCACTCTGGCTGGCTGGTTGTGCCTCTACAGGTGGTCAGAGTACTTCTGATGTTGAATCTAACACTGACTTTGCGACGGAAGAAGTTGTGATTGAAACCTTCCCTGCATATAGCCCTGCTGTTCAAGCCGTAATTGATAGCGGTGAGATTCAGGCTTCTCCTGAAGAGATCGAACAATTGCTGGCGCATAAAACTTACCACTTCGCTTTTGACAGCTCTAAGCTGAAACAGAGCGATTATAAGGCTCTGGACGTGCAGGCTATTTATCTGAATTCTTCTGAGGGGCGCGGCAAGAAAATCACCATTCAGGGTAATACGGATGAGCGCGGAACCCGCACATATAATCTGGCTCTGGGCGAGCGTCGTGCTAATGCTGTGAAGAACTACCTGGTTAGCAAGGGTGTATCTCCAAGCCGAATTGAAGTGATTAGCTTTGGTTTTGAGAAGCCTGTGGACCCGGCTCACAATTCAGCTGCCTGGGCTAAGAACCGTCGTGCTCACATTGTGATCAACTGA
- the ruvC gene encoding crossover junction endodeoxyribonuclease RuvC gives MAILMGIDPGSRITGYGLIEEVGNKTHYVASGCIRIREAPLPERLQQIYEGISTLIERYIPQSVGVEQVFMSRNADSALKLGQARAAAIVAVVNHNIEVSEYSARQVKQAVVGKGSADKYQVKHMVKSILDLNDTPQADAADALAVALCHAHTRSSLVRMAGATGTRRRRLTGQS, from the coding sequence ATGGCCATCCTGATGGGGATAGATCCGGGCTCAAGAATTACCGGCTATGGATTAATTGAAGAAGTAGGCAATAAAACGCATTATGTGGCGTCCGGCTGTATTCGCATCCGGGAAGCGCCCCTGCCTGAGCGGTTGCAGCAGATTTATGAAGGCATCAGCACTCTGATCGAACGTTACATCCCGCAGTCCGTCGGTGTAGAACAAGTCTTCATGTCCAGAAATGCTGATTCGGCACTAAAGCTGGGTCAGGCCAGGGCAGCGGCCATTGTGGCTGTGGTTAATCACAATATTGAGGTGTCGGAGTACTCTGCCCGACAGGTTAAGCAGGCTGTCGTTGGTAAAGGCTCTGCGGATAAGTACCAGGTAAAGCACATGGTGAAGTCGATCCTTGACTTGAATGATACCCCCCAGGCCGATGCTGCGGACGCTCTGGCGGTTGCTCTTTGTCATGCTCATACTCGCTCCAGTCTGGTCAGAATGGCAGGTGCTACAGGTACTCGACGTCGTCGTCTTACGGGGCAGTCATAG
- the rarD gene encoding EamA family transporter RarD, translating to MNTHLVSGKGLTNSVMASVMFGLVPIYVQFIGLSGNTLFWNRIIFSALCLTMVCYRLDRLRGFRAVFLCRKTVLMLSLGGLIVGFQWWLFVWGPMNDKTRDLSLGYFLLPLTLALTGKLVFNERLHKAHYFAMGSASLGVLAMIWQQDSLPWVSLAVAGLYPVYFIIRKPLQVDTLPALLFEHLLFLPAGIFILMSDQSFMQNLTHSVTLWYLLPGLGLLCSLSLICYINASRHLSVSLFGLLSYLEPALIFVVAVTVLGEVFTLQQWLSYSFIWLATAVICVDSVRKFIR from the coding sequence ATGAATACACATTTGGTTTCTGGAAAAGGCCTGACTAACTCGGTCATGGCCTCCGTGATGTTTGGGCTTGTGCCCATTTATGTGCAGTTTATTGGGCTGTCTGGAAATACCCTGTTCTGGAACAGGATCATTTTCAGCGCTCTCTGCCTGACAATGGTCTGCTATCGCCTGGACCGGCTGCGGGGCTTCAGGGCAGTTTTTCTCTGCCGGAAAACCGTGCTGATGCTGTCCCTGGGCGGATTGATTGTTGGCTTTCAGTGGTGGCTTTTTGTTTGGGGTCCCATGAATGACAAAACCCGGGATCTTTCTCTTGGTTACTTTTTGCTGCCACTCACTCTGGCATTAACCGGCAAGCTGGTATTTAACGAGAGACTGCACAAGGCTCACTACTTTGCCATGGGGTCCGCGTCACTGGGTGTCCTTGCCATGATTTGGCAACAGGACTCGTTACCCTGGGTCAGTCTGGCAGTGGCCGGACTTTACCCAGTGTACTTCATCATCCGTAAGCCTCTGCAGGTCGACACCCTGCCAGCTCTGCTGTTTGAGCACCTGTTGTTCCTTCCGGCCGGTATTTTCATACTGATGAGTGATCAGAGTTTTATGCAAAACCTGACCCATTCCGTCACTCTTTGGTATCTGTTGCCAGGTCTGGGACTCCTCTGCAGCCTGTCACTGATCTGTTACATTAACGCCTCCAGACATCTTTCTGTCAGTTTGTTTGGCCTGTTGAGCTACCTGGAGCCCGCTTTGATATTCGTGGTGGCTGTTACCGTTCTCGGAGAAGTCTTCACCTTACAGCAGTGGCTCAGCTATAGCTTTATCTGGCTGGCAACGGCAGTCATCTGCGTTGACTCGGTCAGGAAGTTCATTCGTTAA
- the queC gene encoding 7-cyano-7-deazaguanine synthase QueC translates to MTKKAVILLSGGLDSSTVLAIARDQGYECYTVSFDYGQRHRAELEASVHVSQALGARDHKTLKLDLRDLGGSALTDDDIDVPEDLGEGIPVTYVPARNTVFLSLALGWAEILGARDIFIGANDVDYSGYPDCRPEYLDAFEKMANLATKAGVEGGLFHIRAPLLELTKAEIIKEGSRLGVDYGMTVSCYQADEQGRACGVCDSCRYRKKGFAEASVADPTPYVGS, encoded by the coding sequence ATGACAAAAAAAGCAGTCATTTTACTATCCGGTGGTCTGGATTCTTCCACAGTACTGGCCATTGCCAGAGATCAGGGATATGAGTGCTATACCGTCAGCTTTGATTACGGTCAGCGACACAGGGCGGAACTCGAAGCCTCTGTTCATGTTTCTCAAGCATTGGGGGCCAGGGATCATAAAACCCTGAAACTGGACTTGCGTGATCTTGGTGGGTCTGCTTTGACGGATGACGATATTGATGTCCCTGAGGATCTGGGTGAGGGTATCCCTGTAACTTATGTACCAGCACGCAATACTGTATTTCTTTCTCTGGCACTGGGTTGGGCTGAAATTCTCGGTGCCCGGGATATTTTCATAGGCGCTAATGATGTGGATTATTCCGGCTATCCGGATTGTCGACCTGAGTACCTCGATGCCTTCGAGAAAATGGCTAACCTGGCCACCAAAGCGGGGGTTGAAGGGGGGCTCTTTCATATCCGCGCTCCGCTGCTGGAGCTGACCAAGGCTGAGATCATAAAGGAAGGCAGTCGTCTGGGGGTTGATTACGGGATGACCGTTTCTTGTTATCAGGCTGACGAACAAGGTCGCGCCTGTGGTGTCTGTGACAGCTGCCGCTATCGTAAAAAGGGCTTTGCCGAAGCCAGTGTCGCCGATCCAACGCCTTACGTAGGATCTTAA
- the ruvB gene encoding Holliday junction branch migration DNA helicase RuvB → MIEADRLISSSERPLEEVLDRAIRPVKLADYVGQPKVREQMEIFIQAARLRNDALDHTLVFGPPGLGKTTLSHILANEMGSNIRTTSGPVLEKAGDLAALLTNLEPNDILFIDEIHRLSPVVEEVLYPAMEDYQLDIMIGEGPAARSIKLDLPPFTLVGATTRAGLLTSPLRDRFGIVQRLEFYNIEDLTHIVERSAGILGVGIDKEGAGEIARRSRGTPRIANRLLRRVRDFAEVKGNGVIYKETADAALNMLDVDASGFDHMDRRLLLAMIEKFDGGPVGVDSLAAAISEERDTIEDVLEPYLIQQGYVMRTPRGRMVTKHAYLHFGLDYRQEE, encoded by the coding sequence ATGATTGAAGCAGATCGATTGATATCCTCTTCAGAACGTCCTTTGGAAGAGGTACTGGATCGGGCTATCCGCCCGGTAAAACTGGCTGATTATGTAGGACAGCCAAAAGTCAGGGAGCAGATGGAAATTTTTATCCAGGCTGCAAGACTTCGTAATGATGCCCTTGATCATACCCTTGTATTCGGGCCTCCGGGGCTGGGTAAAACCACGCTTTCCCACATCCTTGCCAATGAGATGGGTAGCAATATTCGAACGACTTCTGGCCCGGTGCTGGAAAAGGCAGGTGACCTTGCAGCTCTTCTGACCAACCTTGAGCCCAATGACATTCTGTTTATTGATGAAATTCACCGCCTCAGTCCGGTAGTGGAAGAAGTATTGTATCCGGCGATGGAAGATTATCAGCTGGACATCATGATCGGTGAAGGTCCTGCCGCACGGTCTATCAAGCTGGACCTGCCTCCCTTTACCCTGGTGGGAGCCACAACCAGGGCGGGTCTGCTGACGTCTCCGCTTCGGGATCGTTTTGGCATTGTGCAGAGGCTGGAGTTTTACAATATTGAGGACCTGACTCATATCGTAGAACGTTCTGCCGGAATTCTGGGGGTGGGGATTGATAAGGAAGGTGCAGGAGAGATAGCCCGACGCTCCAGGGGGACGCCCAGAATTGCCAACCGACTGCTGAGAAGGGTGCGTGATTTTGCTGAAGTTAAGGGTAATGGTGTGATCTACAAGGAGACTGCCGATGCCGCGTTGAATATGCTGGATGTCGATGCCAGCGGCTTTGATCATATGGACAGACGGCTGCTGTTAGCCATGATCGAAAAGTTTGATGGTGGGCCGGTCGGGGTAGACAGTCTGGCAGCTGCGATCAGTGAGGAGAGGGATACCATCGAAGATGTACTGGAGCCTTATCTTATTCAACAGGGCTATGTGATGAGAACCCCCAGAGGGCGGATGGTCACCAAACACGCATACCTGCATTTTGGGCTTGACTACCGGCAAGAAGAATAA
- the ruvA gene encoding Holliday junction branch migration protein RuvA: protein MIGRIRGLLADKQPPHLLIETHGIGYEVEAPMSVFYKLPEVGQEVVLYTHFVVREDAQLLYGFSNRDERELFRTLIKVNGVGPKLGLTLLSGIEADAFVRCVQEGDSATLVKLPGVGKKTAERLIVEMKDKLDRWQSAPLLEGKPLVAGGEMAAEAKDIEQEAVSALVALGYKPQEAGKVIGKLLKDAMTSEELIRQALKSMI, encoded by the coding sequence ATGATTGGAAGAATTCGGGGCCTTCTGGCTGACAAACAGCCCCCTCATTTGCTGATAGAGACCCATGGTATCGGGTATGAAGTGGAAGCTCCGATGTCGGTTTTTTATAAACTACCGGAAGTTGGTCAGGAGGTCGTGTTATATACCCACTTTGTGGTGCGGGAAGATGCCCAGCTCCTATACGGTTTTAGTAATCGTGATGAGCGGGAGTTGTTTAGAACTCTGATCAAGGTCAATGGGGTCGGCCCCAAGCTCGGACTGACCCTGTTGTCCGGTATAGAAGCTGATGCTTTTGTGCGCTGTGTGCAGGAGGGTGACAGTGCCACGCTGGTGAAGCTGCCAGGTGTGGGAAAGAAAACAGCCGAGCGGCTGATTGTTGAAATGAAAGATAAGCTGGATCGTTGGCAATCAGCGCCTCTGCTGGAAGGTAAGCCCCTGGTTGCCGGTGGCGAAATGGCAGCCGAAGCAAAAGATATTGAACAGGAAGCCGTCAGTGCACTGGTGGCCCTAGGTTATAAGCCCCAGGAAGCCGGCAAAGTCATCGGTAAGTTGCTCAAGGATGCTATGACCAGTGAAGAGCTGATTCGTCAGGCTCTGAAAAGTATGATCTGA
- the ybgC gene encoding tol-pal system-associated acyl-CoA thioesterase, which yields MTDTFSLPVRVYYEDTDAGGIVYHVNYLKFMERARTEYLRTTGYDHQKLLKEKKQLVVVDASVQFKNIAQLDDSLNVTVAVESMGKARMVFLQQCFREGLLICEGRFVVACLNSQSRKPTAITESLRNKLSPDSNSP from the coding sequence GTGACTGATACCTTTTCCCTTCCCGTTCGAGTCTATTATGAAGATACCGATGCCGGCGGCATCGTATACCACGTCAATTACCTGAAGTTTATGGAGCGAGCCAGAACCGAATATCTCCGAACTACCGGTTATGACCACCAGAAGTTGTTGAAGGAAAAGAAGCAGCTGGTGGTGGTTGATGCTTCTGTTCAGTTCAAAAACATTGCCCAGCTGGATGACTCTCTTAACGTGACCGTCGCAGTCGAAAGTATGGGTAAAGCCAGGATGGTTTTTCTGCAACAGTGTTTTCGTGAAGGTCTTTTGATATGTGAAGGCCGGTTTGTGGTGGCTTGCCTGAACAGTCAAAGTAGAAAACCTACAGCGATTACAGAATCCTTACGGAATAAATTAAGTCCTGACAGCAATTCGCCCTGA
- a CDS encoding cell envelope integrity protein TolA produces MKKIPLIGALFNHKLFQGYGFAVVFSLLLHVLILGLVSRDWSTADELRIVPPKSIKASVVEIAQPKPIPPAPKAVVDNSAQKARELAAQKRKEEARRQAEIKKQKELALKKEQAAKEKAKKEKAARKEQERQQRLAEESRKKKQQEELRRQLEQERVAREQAQAAAAEQAEQEAGEVAYYSELLKNLIARNWNRPPSARNNMVALVQLSLSPFGDLLEVRLLEGSGNDAYDRSVVQAIQKAAPFPELKKLERRVFDNNFKRFNFRFRPEDLVR; encoded by the coding sequence ATGAAGAAGATTCCATTGATCGGTGCTTTATTCAATCATAAGCTTTTTCAGGGTTACGGGTTTGCAGTGGTGTTTTCCTTACTGCTGCACGTTCTGATACTGGGTCTGGTGTCCCGGGACTGGTCAACTGCTGATGAGTTGAGGATCGTACCGCCAAAAAGTATCAAAGCCAGTGTCGTTGAAATTGCCCAGCCAAAGCCAATACCGCCAGCTCCCAAGGCTGTTGTAGACAACTCGGCACAAAAAGCTCGTGAGCTTGCTGCTCAGAAACGCAAAGAAGAAGCCCGCCGACAGGCAGAAATTAAAAAACAGAAAGAGCTGGCTCTGAAAAAAGAGCAGGCAGCCAAAGAGAAAGCAAAAAAGGAAAAAGCCGCTCGTAAAGAGCAAGAGCGGCAACAGCGTCTGGCTGAAGAAAGCAGAAAGAAAAAACAACAGGAAGAGTTGCGCAGACAACTTGAGCAGGAGCGGGTTGCCCGTGAGCAGGCTCAGGCAGCTGCCGCCGAGCAGGCAGAACAAGAGGCTGGAGAAGTGGCTTACTACTCCGAACTGCTGAAAAACCTGATTGCCCGCAACTGGAACCGACCGCCCAGTGCCCGCAACAATATGGTGGCTCTGGTTCAGCTCAGTCTGTCACCTTTTGGTGACTTGCTGGAAGTAAGGTTGCTTGAAGGCAGTGGTAATGATGCCTATGATCGTTCTGTCGTACAGGCGATACAGAAGGCGGCGCCTTTTCCTGAATTGAAAAAGCTGGAACGGCGTGTGTTCGATAATAATTTCAAACGCTTTAACTTTAGGTTCAGGCCAGAGGATCTGGTGAGATGA
- the tolB gene encoding Tol-Pal system beta propeller repeat protein TolB, with product MKQQLQWFSAGLSGRFKSEQTVFREDTRRRVYLLISSAIFSWFRSRSILVSSLFVVLLTSMQSAQAILTIEVTQGNDKAVKVAVPPFSWSGKKILPEDMASVVEDNLHFSGLFAALPRKDMLSFPSSAKDVVYRDWNILGASYLVTGEVEQKGNMFEVDYQLFDIVRQKSIMKGKVRGDESQLRGLAHHISDAVYEKITGIPGDFSTRIMYVTADRKSAERTDYSLNYADADGQRQREILRSREPILSPSWSPDGSRVAYVSFETGRPAIYIQELATGKRQKVTDFKGLNSSPVFSPDGRQLALVLSKGENPDIYVMDLATDKLSQITSHFSIDTEPDWMPDGKSLIFTSNRGGSAQIYQVGLDRLSNGTVVAEGKPKRLTFTGKFNARAKVFPDGKSLALVHKGQGATEFNIAILDLDTGRLRQLTSARLEDSPSVSPGGRRLIYAVSGGKNGELGIVTADGRVKYRLPSAEGDVREPVWGPSIATQR from the coding sequence ATGAAGCAACAACTGCAATGGTTTTCTGCCGGATTGTCGGGCAGGTTCAAAAGTGAACAGACTGTCTTCAGGGAAGACACTCGTCGTCGTGTTTATCTATTAATCTCTTCTGCAATATTTTCATGGTTCCGAAGTAGGAGTATTTTGGTCTCATCTCTGTTTGTTGTGCTGCTGACGTCAATGCAGAGTGCTCAGGCCATTCTCACAATCGAAGTGACACAGGGTAATGACAAGGCCGTCAAGGTGGCAGTACCACCTTTCAGTTGGAGTGGTAAGAAAATTTTGCCCGAAGATATGGCTTCTGTTGTGGAAGACAACCTTCATTTCAGTGGCCTTTTTGCAGCTTTGCCCAGAAAAGATATGCTCAGCTTTCCATCCAGTGCCAAAGATGTCGTTTATCGTGACTGGAATATACTGGGTGCTTCCTATCTGGTTACCGGAGAAGTGGAGCAGAAAGGCAATATGTTTGAAGTGGACTATCAGCTGTTTGATATTGTTCGCCAGAAAAGCATTATGAAAGGCAAGGTTCGAGGCGATGAAAGTCAGCTGCGCGGGCTGGCTCACCATATCAGTGATGCGGTATATGAAAAGATTACCGGCATTCCCGGCGATTTCTCTACCCGAATCATGTATGTCACTGCTGATCGTAAAAGTGCTGAACGTACGGACTACAGTCTAAACTATGCCGATGCCGATGGTCAGCGCCAGCGCGAGATACTTCGTTCAAGAGAGCCTATACTGTCACCGAGCTGGTCACCCGACGGCAGTCGTGTTGCCTATGTTTCTTTTGAAACCGGCCGTCCGGCTATCTATATTCAGGAGCTGGCTACCGGTAAGCGTCAGAAGGTAACTGACTTCAAAGGGTTGAACAGCTCTCCGGTATTTTCTCCCGATGGCAGGCAGTTAGCACTGGTTTTGTCCAAGGGGGAGAATCCCGACATTTATGTGATGGATCTGGCCACTGACAAACTCAGTCAGATTACATCGCATTTCTCGATTGATACTGAGCCAGACTGGATGCCAGATGGGAAAAGTCTGATCTTTACATCTAACCGTGGAGGCAGTGCCCAGATTTATCAGGTGGGTCTTGACAGGTTGTCAAACGGTACTGTGGTTGCTGAAGGCAAACCCAAGCGGCTGACATTTACAGGTAAATTCAATGCCCGTGCTAAAGTATTCCCTGATGGTAAATCTCTGGCATTAGTCCATAAAGGTCAGGGAGCTACCGAATTTAACATCGCCATTCTGGATCTTGACACTGGACGACTGCGTCAGCTTACGTCTGCCCGGTTGGAAGATTCACCCAGTGTTTCCCCGGGGGGGCGTCGTCTAATCTATGCGGTATCGGGAGGCAAAAACGGGGAGCTTGGCATTGTTACAGCTGATGGTCGAGTAAAATATCGCCTGCCATCGGCCGAGGGTGATGTCAGAGAGCCGGTTTGGGGGCCGTCAATAGCTACACAGCGCTAA